In Lolium perenne isolate Kyuss_39 chromosome 5, Kyuss_2.0, whole genome shotgun sequence, the sequence GAGCCAGGAGGAACAAAATGTATAAAAAaaaaatagcaacaacactttcatTTCATAGCAGAAATTGCAATATCCCATGTACATGTTGGCTGTAGCAAACTGTATATATTTCTTGCACAAGATATACAGAACCGCCAAACCAACTTTTTGTAGCACTTACAAGTTACAACAGCTCTTATAACCAAATAATAGGATGCTTCTATGGTTAGGCACTGTCTACACGAGAGCTACACTTCAGAGAATTCACAATTTATCTCCTTCATGACAACAAGCCTAGCGAGTAAATAAATTTGCAACTTTCACTAGATCTATATATACATGTAATTGATTTTGACTGTACAAGAAAATCAATGGTTATTTTCTGTCTCCATCTTCTTATCAATCTATCTAGGGTCACACTGTGTCGCGTAACTCAGTCTCTGAGAAGATCAAATTCCAGGGTCCACCTTTGCTCCCTAACCTGCAGCAGAAAATTAGTCGTCAAGGTTTATCCTGTTCCAACCTCTATGACAAGGACAATGGAAACCTCGATAATCTACACTACCTCCACAACCCCGCAACTGCCCGCAAACTCATGAAAAGAACGAGACCAGCCCAGACGCCCCCGAGGCCGAACTCAGGAGCGACCACAAGTAGGAATGCAGATGAGACTGCTCCTGCGAAGAACTGAGCAATGCAGATGCCAAAAACTTGTCAGCATGTTAGCATTGAGGTACATTAATTAATGATGGCAAGATGGAAATATAGTGGAAACACATATCCGGACCATGGAGTACGCGGCATATGCGAAGTCCGATACACCGTAGTACAGCCCATCGACCACAAAAGCAATAGCATTTATTGGCTGAGAAATGGCGACAAACTGCAAGGTTTCATATCAGCGCAGTGAGTATCATGGTACCAAGCTTTTAGTGCTGACTTTGAATGTTTATTTCAGTAGTTCTTAATTTCACATTACCCAGACTCCGGATTTGGCAATGTTCAGAACCGCTGGATCATCAGTGAACagcaaggagaaagacccaaatcCAAAGTATAGGATCACAGCCAATGCCATACCACTCACACCTCCAATCTGCATAGCAGAATACATGAACATACATCTTGCGCCTCACGGCAAGGAAGAAGAGAACATCAGTACCATTTACCTGCAGAACTCTGTATAGAACCATGCGGGCCTGCTTGTAATTCCTTTTCGTATATTCAGTTGCAAGTAGAGCCTGCATTGATTTACAGATGCTTTGACATTTGAAAGCAACATGATAGAAATCAAATGCCATGTTGTATAAATGTACAGACCTGTCCAGCAAGAGCTAGTGCATCATTGAGTAGAGAGATTGTTAACCATACTTGCAAGCATAACTGATGACCAGCCATTGGAACAGGTCCTTCCCTTGCAACGAGGAATGTTGACAGTGTCATGGTGAGGAGTACTGCGACAGTTCTACCAATCAGCAATCCACCTGCAGAGCAATTCAATTTAAACTGGATACTATATGTCCCCGCAGAAATATCGGATACCATATCGATGTGAAGTGGTGATCAGCAATTTGGATTATTTAAACGAAGAATTACTCGTGAAGTCTCATCACAGGATATCAAATGTCAAAACTAATACTTTTAAGTCTTTGGAAAATGGAACGAAGAATAGGAATATTCATGAACCTGATTTCAGATATCGGAGTACTCCCCCACCAATGATGTTTCCTGAGAAGAGTACTACTTTTCTATTCAACTTCCAGAGTAGGATGCAAGCTATCAAGTACCTGTTAACAGGGAAATATTTTCGCAGAGAATTAGAGACCATGGATGAACATAACTAAGAGGAGAAACTACAAGACATCAATGAGGAAAGTACATTAGATTCTCATGGTGGCTTTAACATACTCAGAGGTGACAGTTGCCAGGGCAGCACCTCTTACTCCTAGACCAAGCGGAAAAACAAGTATGGCATCAAGTATTGCATTTACTAGGTTACCTACACCTGCATGCATAACATACATGTCAAAAATGGCAAACACATGCAGGTGCAGGGCATGTGTTCCTGGAACTTGATTCTTACAGATACTCAGAACTGTAAAAGGCAAGAAACTGCCTGACATTTATTCCGTTTAGCCAATTGTTTACTAAATCTTACCAATAGCATACAAAGGAGTCTTTGTATCCATCAACCCACGAAATGCACCCTGTGCTGCAAGTGCTACTATGATAGGTGGAGCACCATATGCCCTAAAAGTAAGAAATTGCTCTGCTGGTATTCGCACTGGAGAATCCTGTTTAGGTAACAAAGAACAACTTGTATTCAAGAGTTATGTTGATATAAGAACAATACATAATTAAATAATTGGGTCTAAATGACTAAACTGAAGCAGAGTTTGCGTTTCAGTTGCTATTTACCCTATTCAGTTCATACTATAAAGTAATAACTCTGATTACAGTTCCTTTCACAGATGAGAAAACACAGGTAAAAACCA encodes:
- the LOC127300114 gene encoding protein DETOXIFICATION 44, chloroplastic isoform X1 — encoded protein: MRAVAAAAAVLTLAPYPSPKHVSTMPSGRLRRRRTATARQWRTPRCRGKPTVDGAAEDDEDASREPEAEREEDVVSGRGVLGWLRLDGVGMGILSIAAPAVLALAADPIAALVDTAFVGHLGSAELAAVGVSISVFNLVSKLFNVPLLNVTTSFVAEQQAIDVDYGGPGKNEFRRFSDKLAGQRKSLPAVTTSLALAAGIGLMETVALVFGSGTLMDIIGIPMDSPVRIPAEQFLTFRAYGAPPIIVALAAQGAFRGLMDTKTPLYAIGVGNLVNAILDAILVFPLGLGVRGAALATVTSEYLIACILLWKLNRKVVLFSGNIIGGGVLRYLKSGGLLIGRTVAVLLTMTLSTFLVAREGPVPMAGHQLCLQVWLTISLLNDALALAGQALLATEYTKRNYKQARMVLYRVLQIGGVSGMALAVILYFGFGSFSLLFTDDPAVLNIAKSGVWFVAISQPINAIAFVVDGLYYGVSDFAYAAYSMFFAGAVSSAFLLVVAPEFGLGGVWAGLVLFMSLRAVAGLWRLGSKGGPWNLIFSETELRDTV
- the LOC127300114 gene encoding protein DETOXIFICATION 44, chloroplastic isoform X2; translation: MRAVAAAAAVLTLAPYPSPKHVSTMPSGRLRRRRTATARQWRTPRCRGKPTVDGAAEDDEDASREPEAEREEDVVSGRGVLGWLRLDGVGMGILSIAAPAVLALAADPIAALVDTAFVGHLGSAELAAVGVSISVFNLVSKLFNVPLLNVTTSFVAEQQAIDVDYGGPGKNKLAGQRKSLPAVTTSLALAAGIGLMETVALVFGSGTLMDIIGIPMDSPVRIPAEQFLTFRAYGAPPIIVALAAQGAFRGLMDTKTPLYAIGVGNLVNAILDAILVFPLGLGVRGAALATVTSEYLIACILLWKLNRKVVLFSGNIIGGGVLRYLKSGGLLIGRTVAVLLTMTLSTFLVAREGPVPMAGHQLCLQVWLTISLLNDALALAGQALLATEYTKRNYKQARMVLYRVLQIGGVSGMALAVILYFGFGSFSLLFTDDPAVLNIAKSGVWFVAISQPINAIAFVVDGLYYGVSDFAYAAYSMFFAGAVSSAFLLVVAPEFGLGGVWAGLVLFMSLRAVAGLWRLGSKGGPWNLIFSETELRDTV
- the LOC127300114 gene encoding protein DETOXIFICATION 44, chloroplastic isoform X3 yields the protein METVALVFGSGTLMDIIGIPMDSPVRIPAEQFLTFRAYGAPPIIVALAAQGAFRGLMDTKTPLYAIGVGNLVNAILDAILVFPLGLGVRGAALATVTSEYLIACILLWKLNRKVVLFSGNIIGGGVLRYLKSGGLLIGRTVAVLLTMTLSTFLVAREGPVPMAGHQLCLQVWLTISLLNDALALAGQALLATEYTKRNYKQARMVLYRVLQIGGVSGMALAVILYFGFGSFSLLFTDDPAVLNIAKSGVWFVAISQPINAIAFVVDGLYYGVSDFAYAAYSMFFAGAVSSAFLLVVAPEFGLGGVWAGLVLFMSLRAVAGLWRLGSKGGPWNLIFSETELRDTV